The segment CAAGAATCTTTTATACCCATCCAGCTCTGGGCTCACTGGTTGTCTGTGCGGCCAACAAAAAAGACAAGCAGGGGCACACCAGCTCAACTCCCAAAAATAAAGAGGCCAAAAGACTGGACctttgggtggggggagatttATTCCACTGCCAGCCTGCAATTCCAGGTGGCGAACCGTCAAGCCCTTTTGGGCAGGTACAATTTTAATTTATTGGACTCCCTCCATAAGTTTAAGGAGTCCCTCCCACAGGGTTTGGCTCATGAATTCAGCACCCTAGTGGAGGAAGGCAACGTGGCAGCTAGCTGCTCCCTCCAAATGGCGTGGGACGCGGTGGACTTGGCGGCTTGGATGGTCGCATTGGCAGTGGTTATGCGgtgcagctcctggcttcagactGCTGGCATTTCCCAAGAGACGCAGACTTCGATCCAGAACCTCCCATTCATTGGGAATGGTCTCTTCTCTGAACAAACAGATGCGAGGCTGCATGGGTTGAAGGACGCTCGGGCCACCCTTCACTCACTGGGCATGCATATGCTGCAGTTTGCACAGAAGCAGTTCTGGTCGGCCCAGCTGCGAAGGCTTTGGCAGCCCCATCAGGGATCTGCTAGGAGAAGGGATAGAGACATGAGTTTTAGTTGTCACCACCCTTCTTCCTCCTGCTCACCCATGCAGCCCGGCCTGGCAAAGCAATCCCGGGGGCCAGAAGCGCTCATTTTGAAGATGTGCTCAAGAGTGACATCCCAGTCAATTCCCCGGATCCACCCTATTACTCCAGGCACTGGTCTCCAGCAGTGAGACCCGCTTTGTCTCTACCATTCGGCCTGGTTGTGGATCACCTCAGACTGTTGGGCGCTGGACATAGTATCTCGGGGCTATATCCTGCAATTTTCAGCTACCTCTCCCTCCTACTTTTTCCCGTCCCTCTTctgtagagtgaccagacagcaagtgtgaaaaatcaggaggggtgggggtaataggagcctatataagaaaaagactcaaaaatcaggactgtccctataaaatcgggacatctggtcacccttctcTTCAGGGAActctctcacgagcaactcctcatTCAAGAGGTCTAAAACCTCCTGTGCCTGCGGGCGGTGGAGAAGGTCCCTCGGGACATGAAAGGAGAAGGTTTCTATTCCAGCTACTTCCTAATTCCAAAGGCAAAGGCAGGCCacagacccatcctggacctgcatcACCTCAACAAGTCTCAAAAAgttgaagttttgcatggtctccctggcctccatcatcccctccctggatccaggagactggtacaccGCCCTATATTTGAAAGATACTTATTTCCATATTCCTAGGTCACAGACGCTTCCTCCATTTCGTAGTGGGTGGGCGCCATTTTCAATTTACAGCGCTACCCTTTGGCCTTTCATCGGCCCCCagggtgttcacaaaatgtatggcaCCATTGGCTGCTTACCTAAGACACCAAGGAGTCCAGGGCTTTTCGTATCTCGACAACTGGCTCTCAAGGGCAGGTCTCGGGAGCAAGTGCAGAGGAGCCTCGATCTGGTGCATTCCACTTGTCGTGACCTGGGCCTGttaataaacaagaaaaaaaaatccaccttaacGCCTGTCCAGCGAATAGAGGTCATTGGGGCGGTTCTCAACTCCACGCgagccagagccttccttccaGAAGCGCGTTTTCAGGCCATGTTGGACCTGATCTCCCTTGTAAAGAGCCACCCGCTCACCTTGACTCACACCTGCCTGCGGCTGTTGGGCCACATGGCCGCATGTACATATATGGTCACCCATGCTCAGCTCCATCTCTGGTGCCTGCAAGCATGGCTGCCATCGGTCTACATTCCTAACAGGCATGAGCTAGACTGGGTAGTTAGGGTAACAGACCACATCAGGTTGTCCCTGGATTGGTGGTTGGACCCCAGGTCAGTGTTGGAGGGAGTCCCCTTCGCGTCCCCGTTGCTAACCCTGGTCTCTGATGCTTGGGATCTGGACCGGGGAGCCCGCCTGGGGGAGCTGAACACCTCCAGGGCTGCTGGTTGcaggaggatctggccctccacATCAACGTCGGGGAGCTCAGAGCAGTTTCCCTAGCTTGCCAGGCATTCTTGCCCCACCTGAAGGgcaaggtggtgcaggtcctgaTGGACAATGCAGCCATGATATTACATCGCCAGGCAGGGCGGTGCCAGGTCTTCACCCCTTTGTCAAGAAGATCTCTGCCTTTGGGATTTTTTGTGTGCGGCAAGCCGTTCATCTGATAGCAGCGCACCTGCGTGGAACCAGGACTGTCCTGGTGGAGCACCTCAGCAGCACTTTCTCCTCTTGCCACGAGTGGTCACTCCATCTGGAGGTGGTCAGCataatcttccagaggtgggtgACTCCTCAGGTGGACCTATTCACgtccaggcagaacagaaaatgccacATGTTCGGTTCGATCCTGGGAATGGACAGGGGCTCCCTGTCAGACACCTTTCTCATTCCATGGTCGGGGGcactgatgtatgccttcccaccAGTGCCGCTGGTCCAGAGTCCATGTGAAGATCAGGCAAGACAGGGTGGAAGTTATCCTAATAGCCCCTGCATGGCCTTGCCAGTACTGGTTTGGCACGTTGCCAAGCCTTTACATAGCCGCCTGCCTACAACTGCCCCTTGGCCAGATCTGCTGTCACTGAACCATGACAGCCTTTTGCATCTGAACCTGGTGGCGCTGCACTGGACAGCTTGGCTACTGCGCGGCAAAGCACAGATGAACAGGCATCCTCGGCCCTTATCCAGCAAGGtagcaggaaaccctccaccagagcaacttacctggccaaatggaaaagaTTCATGAGCTGGGCCTCGGAATGGCATATTCGGGCCAAGCAGGAGAGCCTAGATTATCTGCTGCACCTCGAAGTCCAAGGTTTGTCCCTGTCATTGATCAAGGTCCACCTGGCTGCTATCTTGGCTTTCCATCCTCTGTTCCAAGGTCAGTCCATCTTTGCTCATGTCATGTCACAgtttttgaaaggtctggagtGTCTCTACCCACACATCCGggatttcctcccccaccccaggacctGAATCTCGTTTTATCGAAGCTCTGGctttctgctctctctcctgGAAGGTCTTGTTCCTGGTCGCGATAATGTCGGCCCGCAGGATGTCCGAGATCAGGGTTCTTATTTCAGAGCCGTCCTATATGGTCTCCTACAAGGATAAGGTCCAGCTGAGACCGCACCCAGCGTTTCTGCCCCAGGTCGtttccagtttcatactggccaGGACACACACTTGCCTGTTTTCTTTCCAAAGTCTTGTGCGTCAGATGAGGAGCACGGGCTACACACCCTGGACGTCAGGAGGGTGCTGGTCTTCCACATAGATAGAACAAGGCTGTTCCGTAAGTCAACACAGTTGTTCATTGCAatggcagacagaatgaaaggttGCCCAGTGTCTGCTCAGAGGATTTTGGCCTGTATTATGGCCTGCATCTGCTACTGCTATAGGCTGGCGAAAGAGCCTCCAAGATTCAGAAGTCTGGTCCACAAATAGAGTTATTTTGTATGTAACAATgtcatttaaacattttcttttgcctATGAATTAGTATTCTAAATTGGAAAGTTGTGTATAATGAGGTAATTATTGTGGGAAAGTGTTTATTTAAATGGATGCTTTCATTTTATCATTGTTCTTTTAAACTTACCATTTTCTCCATAGGAGGaactgtggtggtggtgatgatgatagAGTTGGCGGCAAACTTAAAGGAAGGAttatggcggggggggggaatttgataCAAGAAACAGTGTTGGTAAATTTCTTATTTCTATGGATTGGTTAATTTTACTGCTACTTATTTTCAGATTCTCCTTGATGAACTTTCTTCCACTAAACATTGGGTGTCCATGCATGTTTCAGACCATAGTGGATTCCACTACCGCAAGTTCTTAATAAAGTCCTTGATTGGCAGAACTGTGATCAACAATTCTATACTGGTGCAAAATCAGCTGGTAAATGAGCCAATCCCCAGTCTTCCAAAGGATGAAAAAAATGAAGCATCTGAAGCTGTCTGTACAGAAGAACTGAGAGTAGATCTCCCCCATCTTCTAGAGGAAGAGCTGGAGCTCTGCACTGATCTTATTGATACCTTCCCTGGGCATGAAACGCTGTGGTGTTACAGGTAAGAGGGCTTATCAAATAAAACATCCCTTGGAATGATTTTATTGCTTTGAAACTGAAGTCAAAGGGCAAATTGTAATTCTGATTAAAGACACATCTTGGTTAGTAAAGACTAGTTTCCTGCCCTATGCTAAGCCTTTGATTTTTGATTTCCACACCCATCAGAGCTATTAAATAGAAAACCTGACTGGACGTCAGTATCTTGTTGAAATAAGTTATACACATCCTTCCATAGGACAGCATTTCCTCACTCCTTACATTTGAAGGACAAAAGATGAATTAACTGCACAGAGTCTCCAAATGCGTGTGGCTAGATAAAAAAACAGTGTAGTCAAAGGCACACTGAGTAAGTTGTCTCTGAAAACTAACTTTAGTTGAATCATTGCcccttttctttgttcttaagttCAAGTTTGGTTCTACTCTGATCTGGGACTGTAAAAGTGGTATCTTAGCGTTCAGTGTTTGCTTTCCATTATTTATATCAAATGTTTTAGGTTAGAAAAAGTCTTTATTTAAACTTACAACCCTGCAGACTAAATGTGGGATCTGAATATCCAAAAGGGTCGTCTTACACAGCATCACTATATTCTGCCTTTTGGTAACAGTTGTgcaactccattgccttcagtgtgTTAGTACAGATGTAACTGATTGGCACTGTAATTAGAATGTGGTAAACCATTCTCTCGATGATACAAAAGAGGGAGTGGAATTCAGTTCACTCTTTCTTAAATGTGCTGGCTGGTAGGAGCAAAAAGTAGCAAAAACTTATTTGAACGCTTTCACCTACTCAAGAAATCCAAATTACAGCACTTTATGGTTTCCCTGACATTTAGTGACATGTCAGTTCCCATAAACatcgggtgaaatcctggccccactgaaatccatgagaatttttccattgacctcagttgggccaggatttcacactgtCAACATTCAGGTTGTTCCAACACTAAGTGAATACAGctggtatgattttttttttttaaactaagtgtatgcattttttaatggaaacttTTGTGGCAGTTTTGACTTGGATGAATAGAAAATTTCAAGAAATCTTTcattttgggttttgttgttttttttttcttttcacctatTGCTGACAGGTCAGCATAGTCATCGTGCGATTTTTCCAAATTGAAGAGCTGGACTTTAAAGAATTTTACTTTAGAAAATCTTATTTTTTGAAAATGCAGACAAATGTGGTAATAGACCAATTTTTCACTTTTCAAATATTGCTATTTTGAAACCCAGGAGAACCAAAACCTTTCTGAAAGCTTCAAAAGTTTAGCAAAAATTGTTGTTGACTGATTTATTTTTTggcgtcccctcctcccccccttatCGGTAGTGCACTGCTCATTTTAAAAGCTCAGAAGTCACAAAATGAAACAAGACACTGTTGAGGCACATTGGTAGGACAATTAGGGTATCTTGCACTGCAGCTACTGATCTGGCACCTGTCATGAACACTAAAAtcgttgtttttaaaaaaacctaaatatttAGTTTCCTCCATCAATTTAATGGAAGAGATCACATTCATATTGCACTGAAAATATGGAAAATTGTTGAAAAAAGTTACTGTGTATGTGTAGACATTTCTCCAAAATAAATCCCTGCTTATGTTTGTGACAACCTCCATCCTGACATTAGTGTTTTGAGCTGGGAACCTCTGACCTGAAAGCATGACTTTTTATTGCTTGAGCTGAAGAATCGGGATCTCTAGCTGAAAGTTGTAAGAGacccatatcctctgtggatctggCACAGAGTGGAACACGTGCACTGATTAATTGGTTACAAGTGCACACCTGCTGTGGGGTTTGGTAAGTGATGCTAGTGAAGATACTAGATTAACAGAAGTCTCCTGGAGACAGAAGTCTTCTGTTTTAACTTGGGGATGGGTACAACATGGGCAGCAACAGAACACTGCATGGGCAATGAAAGGAAGCATGTATTTCCACCTGGACTTAAGGAACTCAGTCTGAATTCTCAGTGCTTGAAGTCTGCTGAGCTTGTTGCTCAAAATGTCAATTGTGATGGTGGTTATAGTGCTCTGATGTTTGCATCACAAGGAAGTGACGTGAAGCTACCCACTCAGCTGAGAGGTATGTCAAGTACCAGCTGTTGAACGGTAATAATTTTTGGTTACTATTTAGATCAATCATAGAGAAGTGAAAGGCTTCATATTCCATTGCCTAATAGGAAGTCATCCCTTTTTTCCCACCTTTGCAAAATAAGCTgatttttggggtggggtttgCTCAGAGGGCACATTGAAATGTAATTTCAATTACTTTAATATCTTTAGTTGTGGCAGcagcttgattttattttattttttagtgtgtaactttttttttttttttccctcccctgaTCTTCCTTTGAAGACGGCATGTGTTCTATCTTCAGCACCATTTAAACAACAAACTTCCTCTTCCAAATGTACGGTTGACATCTGTGGACAGCAGTGATGGAACTTTGAATAATTCACACCCCAGTACAGCAGTCAGTCATGTGACTCATGCCATGGATGTTGATGGTTTAAATGATTCAGGCAAACAAGGCTATACTCAAGAAATCAAACGCCTGAAGCGTGCCCCTATACAGGACTCTCTTGGCTTGGAAATGGAATACAGGTTCATTGATAATATTTTAGCAACTTGCAGAGATGTAGAGCAGGCCAGGTTTGCTACTGCATACAGGAAATGGCTAGTTACTTTTCTAGGTCCATGAAGGAAGTTTACAACCTTCAGGGTTCCTCTTTTAGTGCAATATTCTCTTATCAAACACGTGCATGTCATGGTTGCAAGTGTTGGCTACCCATGTGCTTCTCACCTTTCTTTGTGGTCAGTGCTAAAATTCATATACAAagtaatatttcattttatttattaaaaaaaatctggcatagctttttattaaacaaatgtagtttgctttttttctttaatccttttttaaaaaattaacaatttatatttttacttGTGGCATCTTCATATCATACCATTGTCctacttaaactttttttttattttaacatggaCTACgaatagggtcctaccaaattcacgcccatgaaaaatgcgtcacacaccatgaaatctgatctcttgtgtgcttttaccctatactatacagatttcacggagGACACCAgcttttctcaaattgggggtcctgactcaaaagggagttgcaggggagtcccaaggttattttaggatgatcacggtattgccacccttacttctgtgctgccttcagagctgggcggctggagagtggtgggtcttggccgggcgcccagctctgaaggcagcagcctgccaacagcagtgcagaagggtggcaacaccataccatgccatcctttcttctgcactgctgccttcggagctgggctcctagtcagcagccaccacgctccagctgctcagctctgaaggcagcaccgctgccagcagcagcacagaagtaagggtagcagcaccgcagacccccctacaataaccttgcggtcccctccctgcaactcctttttgggtcggacccctacaattacaacaccccgtgaaatttcagatttaaacagttgaagtcatgaaatttatgatttttaaaatcctatgactgaaagtgaccaaaatgaaccatgaatttgttagggccctaACTATGAACAAtggggcttttgttttttaaagtttaaaattttGATCCAAATGGAATGTCTGGAAAACAAATAGGTGGATTTTTCATTGTAACATGAACCACCTTCCAAATTATTCTTCTCTACCACAGTGAATGCTGGTAATGACTCTTAAGCAAAGACGGTGGAGTCAGGTTTTTCAATAAGAATTATTACTTCTGAATTGCTGTCTATCTGTCAAAGATCAGGCTGCAGTGTTTCTGCCTTCAGttccccttttcattatttgtaAGGGCGAATATTACTACAGTACTGGAATTGTGCTTTTTGCTATTGTCTGTGGTCTTTTATTTGCCTCATACATCTGTTGTACGTGGTTGATATCAAAGCCTACTAAATTTACCTTGTCAAGTCAGATACCCACTGGAGGAGGCAGGAAAATGAACATGTTTCTCACACACAGTGAAGAAGTATGGTTAAAGCTAAGTGTGCAGGATTTATTAGCAAAGTTCTTTCACTTATgtcatactttttattttttacctcAATAAGCCAGAGTTAGAAACACTATTTAAATTTCTGAATGTATTATGTACACTACAGAGTCCCACAAAGCCCACTAAATCACACTTTAAAAAGTATAGAAAAACTAAGAACATACGAGTATCTTAGATGATGGGATAAAAAGGAGTTATGCTGACAGTTTTAGTACTGTTTAAAATGTGCAGGGTCTCTTCCCCTCCATGCTTGTGCATTGCTTCCTCCCACGAAGCAGGGCAtcaatttcatttttcttctctgtcAGAGGACCTTTTCCCATTCAACCCCTCAAGTGTATGTGTGCTGGAAGGACAATTTAAACAGTTTCAGGGTAGTTTTGATCCTGACTTTCCTTTTGGCTACCAATGCAGCTATGTATAAATACTTGTACTGGCATTTTCTCAGAACTTTACTCTACATGACGGACTTCTGTACCAGTGTAGCTACATCAGTGTAATCTTGCCAGTGCAAAGCCCTCGCGTAGAAGCATATGCCAGTATAAAGTGAACCTTTGCACTAAGGCAACTTTTTACCCCCTGTTTCAAACAGAGCAGACTAGTTAAGAGGATCCATAGCTTCAGGAGAGATCCTTTGCCACAATCCCTGTGTTTGTTTGTCTTGCCTTGCATCAAGTGCTTCCCCAACatgctgctgctcttgctgctcAAAGAATACTATGAGCAGTAGAAAAGCACTGGGAATATTACAGGATTCCTGTGGTCCCATGTCCCTTTTGAGTCTCCCATTGTTGGAGTTACTCTTGCATGTCAAAGGGGAAATAGACCCCTTGTATGGTATGTTTGGCTTTAGCGATGTGATTGAATTTAATGACCTTCTGAGAAAAGGTCAACCAATATGGTCATTCAGGAAACAGCAAGCATTGTTTAAACAAGGTCTCTAAATTTAAACTCCTCCTGTATTTTTAAACTCTGCAGAGATTGCTGCCTCCTATGACTTGGAGCTTCTGTTCATAGCTACTCTGTGGCTAC is part of the Eretmochelys imbricata isolate rEreImb1 chromosome 5, rEreImb1.hap1, whole genome shotgun sequence genome and harbors:
- the PTAR1 gene encoding protein prenyltransferase alpha subunit repeat-containing protein 1 isoform X1, giving the protein MAESPEEVAVLVQRVVKDLNNAFKRNPHIDEIGLIPCPEARYNRSPIVLIENKLGVESWCVKLLLPYVHNKLLLYRQRKQWLNKDELIDITCTLLLLNPDFTTAWNVRKELILSGTLSPVKDLHLGKLALTKFPKSPETWIHRRWVLQQLIQENSLPTLVTKGNLGTMPVERIQRLVQEEMDVCCEAAGRYPSNYNAWSHRIWILQRLGKLDVKILLDELSSTKHWVSMHVSDHSGFHYRKFLIKSLIGRTVINNSILVQNQLVNEPIPSLPKDEKNEASEAVCTEELRVDLPHLLEEELELCTDLIDTFPGHETLWCYRRHVFYLQHHLNNKLPLPNVRLTSVDSSDGTLNNSHPSTAVSHVTHAMDVDGLNDSGKQGYTQEIKRLKRAPIQDSLGLEMEYRFIDNILATCRDVEQARFATAYRKWLVTFLGP
- the PTAR1 gene encoding protein prenyltransferase alpha subunit repeat-containing protein 1 isoform X2, which produces MYTWLMASISTYLRDEIGLIPCPEARYNRSPIVLIENKLGVESWCVKLLLPYVHNKLLLYRQRKQWLNKDELIDITCTLLLLNPDFTTAWNVRKELILSGTLSPVKDLHLGKLALTKFPKSPETWIHRRWVLQQLIQENSLPTLVTKGNLGTMPVERIQRLVQEEMDVCCEAAGRYPSNYNAWSHRIWILQRLGKLDVKILLDELSSTKHWVSMHVSDHSGFHYRKFLIKSLIGRTVINNSILVQNQLVNEPIPSLPKDEKNEASEAVCTEELRVDLPHLLEEELELCTDLIDTFPGHETLWCYRRHVFYLQHHLNNKLPLPNVRLTSVDSSDGTLNNSHPSTAVSHVTHAMDVDGLNDSGKQGYTQEIKRLKRAPIQDSLGLEMEYRFIDNILATCRDVEQARFATAYRKWLVTFLGP